The region cccatccccccccctcccaacctgatcaatgttgctagacgaaacaaagcatgtcgaacctgggcttatcaacattggttgtaggggggaggggtggatggcaaataatgtgcgatattgaggacgtagtgcgcaaaataacccctgtttttaattttctcaaccctttttgttcAAGATTGTAGCCGCTCTAAAGTGGGCGttaagacttaaatactgtttatcagcactatttgaaatgggtgcatAGACTTAAATAATGCTTATCAGTGCTATTTTTCTAGGCAGGCAGTAGTCTGCCTTCTGCAGTTATCATACACCAAAAagcgaagaagaaaaagaaattcgaaGTTTGGGATTATGTGCCGCTGAAAATTAATGAGTGGGAAAAGGACGCGCCCCTTTATCCAAACGTGCTTCTTGCTCAAATTGTAAAACTTGAAGGGGACTgtgccaaaataatcacaaagcttggatttatcactacaaacagacttagcaaaataaaataaaaaaaaaacaaaatattttatttgataattcaaaagaaataacacttacgATAGAGAATGGCTTCTGATCAATAGATTACGAAaccctttttcctgacttttcaaagttttgtttttacttgcttttgattattacgattcaaagtaagcaaaagatagagGAAATAAcgaagcaaattaaaaatcaacaatgcatcatgtatgtttcagttcttttattcctcAGAGGATAATTCAATATTGTTGCCTCCTTCCCTCCGaaggagattcatcaatgaacaCTGTGCTTCTAAATCTGAGAAAGAAGTATGCCTAACCCaaaccttaatgctaaccatttaaatcAGTGCCTAGACTTAACGATGATTGGGGTTTTATAAAAAACTCATGAAAAAGTTCATCCATTCACCTCTAGGACCAATCTACTTACCAATGTATTACACGTACTTGCTAATAATTGACgggtttttgtttgtgtttcctagattaaatttcaacctagtttaaaataaaatgacctaggttgaaattgaaattaacccgaatttaaatttaactgtaacatTTACAATCATAGGTGAGACGAGTTCTGGAAAAAGCAGTTTGATCAATCTTATTATGGGAGAGGAAATTTGTCCTTATTCTGTCCTTAGTACAACCTCTACCATATTTGAACTTaagtttggaaaagaacgcaGAATTGTGGCCCACTTCAAGGACAAGGATCCAGAAACGGGTCAGCCTACAAAAGTGATCCCCTTAGAAGACAATCCAGAAAGGGACAGCTACCTTAAGCAGATTGCACCTTATGTTCATCTGGAGAGCGAACGCGGGGAAGGCTCAATATACAAAAAGATTGAATTATTTTGGCCTCACAGTCTACTAGAGGTAATTATTTGGTAAAGGCACTTAATTAGTGAAAGTAATGACAAATATAACCAACACGAAATGATTTTGGCCTCCTTCAATGTGATCACTTACTACACGGAATTAATAACCCAAAACCTTTGTGTTGTCCTCTTTTGATATTCTATCTTTTAGAGAGGAATAGTTATTATTGACAGTCCTGGTGTTGGAGAATCTGAAAATATGGATGAGATCGTCACTCAATACTTGCCTCAAGCCTTTGCATTCATTTACACTATTAGCAGTTGCAATGCCGGAGGAGTTCAGAAAGACAGAGTAAGTGATTGAATAAAGCTGTGAAACTGTTTCAAAAATATACCATATGAAGTTATCGTGTACGCAGTGCATTCATAAGGCAACTGCTGTTTACTCGCGGTCACGAggaaagaatttaaaaatgcCATCAGAATTCACGTCCATCATTCAACGCAGAACAAATCCTTTAAGTTCATTCAGAGACACAAAGCGTCTATCGTCTGTTCAAATCACCGTTGTGCACAACAGCAGGCACGATGTGCTATGCCCACAATCACCCTCTCCACCCCTAAAATGTATGTATCTCAGACCACAAGAAATATCAAAGACATTAACATTCTTCATTGTCTGGAGAACATGAAGCTTCACACACGCCCAAGATTcagtaagaagaatattttaaagatacttcaaaaactcattaataattcatgtgcccaacagcctatcaaaacatagataaaacgtcacgtgtgtGAATCTTTAAATTATACCTGGTAATCTACGATCATTCTAAAAAGCCTgtggccggttgctcgaagcctggtttgcgctaaccgttggttaagaggtgtcaaaacccataggtttccatggtatttaacgctggttagccctaaccatgcttcgagcaacccgggcctggtgGCGGTTTTGACGTCAGTCCCAGGGAATTGCGAGGCTGAATACACAAATaatgcaataggccattttacagttgtttgctcagcgacctagcctatgaacggctgcgaggctgccggtaaCCTTGTATTGCCCAcattgcttttatcatgtaaattgtgttgttgtaattctaattagtgcatattaacattacaatagCACGAagatttgtatcaaaacagAGTCACCAGTAGTCtggcttccattcttaggccaggtaacttagctacaactgtaaaaggGTCTATTATCGCTTATTCTCAAATGAAACGGTCTTTACGCAAAATAATCTCCTTGGCAGCCGTCCTTCGGGATGTCACGtaacgcccccccccccccccccccccccttcttcaACCATCTACTGCAacaaagaaaggactgaaggaaaaaaatatgcttttaaaattaacatTCTGCTTacacttgtttttcttgtatgctaatatattcccctcacaatttgaacctttgttcgaactcccgagggacacgctttttgttgaatgtttttgaagccgttcaaaaatatcgcagcacgtgtttaatcgggtctaaaaacattCGGCTACGcttcgtgtttttaaacccgataaaacactgatgcttcgtttttttaaacattaccaAGACATTACACAAAAAAATTCCTAAACATCTGAACTTGAACTAAAAGAATGTTGTGGATTGTCGCGAATTTCTTCAACAAGGATTCTGTAGAATGCCTTTTTTAGCTGGCAAAAATCTCTAGGGGTTTGTCAAGGAACTTGGAAGTATTTCTGTTAccatagaccaaatcggctaactcaatgttgttccaggtatttccatataatttaaatatgaatgcttctttatcatgcaaatagaAAACACAAAGattcttaatcccgggagatttgaattgggtacaacgttgagttagccgattaggtctattgacGGGCTGAGGACAGACAAACGTTTTCCTAGGGAACCTGTTACAAATATCTGGTCTATAGCCAGGCATTAATAAAATGAGATAAAATATCGTAAAAGGTGTCTCTGGCTAAAAAGGCGTTAACGTGACTATATTTGAAATTGCAGCTTCAAAAATTGCTGGAAAATGTTAGGAATGTATATCTTGAGGGAAAGGGCCAATTGCCGTCAAAGTGTGCTCTTTTCGTTTGCAACAAGTGGGACCAGATACCCGACGAAGAGGCAGAAGAGGTCAAGACCCACATAGTCGGGAATCTGCAACGATGCTGGCCCGGCCTTGATCCTGCATCACAGATCATCTACATTTCCACATTAAATGCCACCAAACGACAAAACCAGGGGATTGTTACCGACgaattttctttcttgatgGAAGGAATTAAATCTATGGTATTAAAAGGCATTGAATGTCGGCTGGAAATTCACTGGAGGTAGGGAACGTACGTAACCTACATGTCTCTAAGTCAAATTTTGCATTGTAAAGTTGAGATTCTATCATACACTCATGCGGTTTCGTGGATCTAAAGGTTGCTCCCCGAGAAACCTACCAGTTGTTCTccaattaaagtaaaaaaaatgataaaaagaaattttaaaaaaaattcatccgATGAAATTCCTGGCTTGCTGTTGTAACACCCGTTACCGCAAACTCGGAACTTATTCAGTCTAAAATGTATaacaagaaaagtaaaaaacatGTTGAAATCCTTTGAACTTTTTAGTGTGGGCCTTCTCTAATTAACAGTCAAACTACCCTCTTTTCATTGACAAATTAGGTGCTTCTCTCGAAATTTTGTCGCAGGTGGTTAGACGTTCTTCTTTCTCGAATAAATTTGCAAGCCAAAGCGTTCGTGTCAAACGCCTCTAATGAAAGACCAGACGTCTTCTTCAAAATGATGAGAAAGATTCGCGATCGCTTGGTGGATCTTGGTCGATGGCAAACCCATAAAATGCAAGAACTTGAACAAGACTTCAATACTCACGTTGATGGTGCAATAACGGAGCTCTCCAAATATCTCTCCACAGAAGAAGTGAAGAAGCGCTTTACCTCGTGGACCCTGGATGACGCCCCGAAAGCAGAAAATTCCTGGGAAGCGACCGAAAACCAAATCAGGAAAGTGCTTTCAGCACGGTTTCAAGGCATCATCGAGCAATGGGAAGAGGATAATCAGGTCTTCTCAAACGCTAGAAAATCCCTCTTAAAACGCTTTCAGGTGCACTACAATTTTGTAGAGGAGCAGTTGCGGAATCTTCAGAATTTTGTTATTGCTCACAACGTAGGTGGCACTCAAACAAGTTTCGGAAGAATTGTCCATAAATTCGCTTCCCTCTTTATTCCTGCAGCTTTTATTGGAATTGTTGTTGCAGCGGATCCCCTTGCTTTGCCGGTAATGATTGGTTTTCATGTTTTTGCCGGCCTCAGCATGTTTTGTGCGGCTACAGCTATCGAGCAAATGTTCGGTAATGGAAACATAGAGACCTACAAAAAAGATAAGTGCGCTTTCATGGCGAAGAAATCGGCAGAATATCTCGACGAATTCTTGAAGGACGATCCTTATGCTCTTCGGCTATTCGTCGAAGAACAACTGCGAGAAGCCAAAATCTGTCTTCAGAACATCCAAGCCCGCATTCCAGAGCTAATCCAAGCTGACAAAATGTTATGTGAACAACTCTACAAAGAAACCCGAGGGCAATATGAGATAATTGAACTCTACAGGCCACTTTTGGACGACGCTACTGCGCTTGGAGGAAATCTTGCAGTTTTCGGATTCGAGGACGTCTTTGGCGAAGATGTCAATGGGAAAACGTTGGACTGGAAGGAGGACGCATCCCATCGCCTTGGCAGTGGTGCGTTTGCAGTTGTGTACAAAGGAACTATCACCAAAGATCAACACTCCCATCCCGTTGCACTGAAGGTGTGCAGTGAGGCACTTAATCCCAGGAACGCCTGTCAAATCATGGCAGAGGTTGAACTTTTGAGGTGAGCGATAGACATCtgtgttgtcggtcaaatccggtgtcaggttgaattcgtttttacctaggttaaattgagATCCTTATTTTACCTAGGTTTAATATGCACTCTACGTAGTGTAAAACAGCTATCAACCCCACAAACGGACTGGAAACACCAAGACCTTatctcaagctctgtcttacgcatttcaacacatcttaATGTTTCGCATTATCTTAtcgatttctgtattcatacacttaccCGTTTaatctcaacattacaacatagtgaGTGAACAAAGAACTGTCCTATGCACTTACTGGTATTCACTCCGGTTCGCCACTACACTATAACGACGAACATGCTTAATTCAACACGCTTCATTTCATCATTTCCTTTTgcataataagtcaattgatatccatgtatgataaccaaaactaatcctaacctgaccctattttttTTCTAGGCTTAATAATCTTAATTAACCTTAGTGCGTATTCAAACCAGGTAAAATAAGGATCACCAAAtgaatttaacctaggtaaaagggattcaacctgaaaacgaattttaccggcaacatctATATCAAGGCATACTTTTCATCCCTTTCGTAAATTTATTTTTCGTGACAGGTTTAGTAGTGAATTTCTTGAAGCAACATTTGAACAACAACTTGAGGGCTTGCATTCGTCTTACATAAGGtggataactcgtaacagtactCGATTCagctgacaaacctgaggtcgacggtgcgctcatttaactcccccctctccatcagtgctccgttttacgggtatttaacgctacttaagctacaatgaaaggaaagaagtggAAACAAGAATGTGAGATCCAGGAGTCGTACTCAGGGGCCGCGCACTGACCTACTGTGCCTCAATTAATCTACGACATAGTCATTTACAGCTAAAGGTATTTTTAACACCGTATATACCTTGATATGCCTTcgcatttatttttttctttacatcAGAAAATTGAGACACACTTACATTGTAAAGTTTTTTGGAACCTCGCTACTGAATGACGACGGCAAAACGAGGGTGATTTTAGTCATGGAAAAGTGCGAGCAGAACTTAAGGAGTCGACTTCATGAGAAACCACAAAGTTGTCCAGGGAAAGCTAGAAATCCTGGTGTCTTTAGAGAAGTTTGTCAATGGGTGATACAGATTACCGATGCACTGGATTACATACACAAACAAGGAATTATCCACAGAGATCTCAAGCTGGGAAACATTTTGGTATGCAAAATTGCGTTTCTGTTAATCTTTAAAATTGCAAGAGTCAGTACATCGTTTTTGTGGAATATCAATAACGAAGAGTATAACCTTAGAGAAATATTAAACTGAATGCTGGACCACAGTTCAGGGGCTGGGAGACAGAGACTGATCAAAGACAAAATATGGGTGTCAGTATAGAgtattttcacgtgacgtcacggcggccatattggtatccctaaacaaaggaacgcCGGCCGTGtcggtgtacccaactaataatcctctgggaattgagctctattatcatgcaaacgttttcttttgtttcggtggaaaaacagaGTTACTGATCTGGTGAGTGGAAACACTCTATACAAAAGCGCACAATCCTCTTCCACCAGTACTGAAAACAGGAATAAAATTGCTGGTTATTTAATTCCTTCTTGCAAATTGTTGCCAGAAAAACCTCTTATTTTAGTTGAGCGAGGTAAGGTGTGAACAgatgttggaaaaaaaaaaaaagaaagcttgtgACTAAACTGACAAATCCGCAAAAAAGGTTACATTAACAATGTAACGGAAACCCGTGAGACAATAGATTCTCTGTCAATCAACACCAAttggccactttcaaaaataccataatattattctttgtttcactttgccctccaaaatttgcattagcattgtttttgtcttctcttgggaccattgtaagtcccatgagaaaatggaaacaatactaatgcaaacttttggagtattatggtatttttgaaagtggcctatagcggtttttctcgtgacgtcacccatggttattaatatgccaaccagaacctaataggctgttgaaacaatgacttcttttgttccgtggttgacaaatttgaatatcaaaggAAATGTGACCTCAAGAAATATCGCGATTGTACCAGTTATAGCGATGTAGTTCTTACATTTTGTATACGAGTGACAGTCTGGCGTGACATTAAGTTTTTCAC is a window of Montipora foliosa isolate CH-2021 chromosome 5, ASM3666993v2, whole genome shotgun sequence DNA encoding:
- the LOC138003520 gene encoding uncharacterized protein; this encodes MASGTQKEIEKIDDILEMGEVMKALGISCKGLKTLDEMKDAYALHQTSKKPSWNAGKAFSILSEAKDEDERKRLILLDLFENTEGCLKKMDKKFLNLLQMKVPNVKENIKNHKLQLTRKEYFLLVAGETSSGKSSLINLIMGEEICPYSVLSTTSTIFELKFGKERRIVAHFKDKDPETGQPTKVIPLEDNPERDSYLKQIAPYVHLESERGEGSIYKKIELFWPHSLLERGIVIIDSPGVGESENMDEIVTQYLPQAFAFIYTISSCNAGGVQKDRLQKLLENVRNVYLEGKGQLPSKCALFVCNKWDQIPDEEAEEVKTHIVGNLQRCWPGLDPASQIIYISTLNATKRQNQGIVTDEFSFLMEGIKSMVLKGIECRLEIHWRWLDVLLSRINLQAKAFVSNASNERPDVFFKMMRKIRDRLVDLGRWQTHKMQELEQDFNTHVDGAITELSKYLSTEEVKKRFTSWTLDDAPKAENSWEATENQIRKVLSARFQGIIEQWEEDNQVFSNARKSLLKRFQVHYNFVEEQLRNLQNFVIAHNVGGTQTSFGRIVHKFASLFIPAAFIGIVVAADPLALPVMIGFHVFAGLSMFCAATAIEQMFGNGNIETYKKDKCAFMAKKSAEYLDEFLKDDPYALRLFVEEQLREAKICLQNIQARIPELIQADKMLCEQLYKETRGQYEIIELYRPLLDDATALGGNLAVFGFEDVFGEDVNGKTLDWKEDASHRLGSGAFAVVYKGTITKDQHSHPVALKVCSEALNPRNACQIMAEVELLRKLRHTYIVKFFGTSLLNDDGKTRVILVMEKCEQNLRSRLHEKPQSCPGKARNPGVFREVCQWVIQITDALDYIHKQGIIHRDLKLGNILLSEDNTVRVTDVGASKPAIDITGTLAGTPVYIAPEVFNSEIYEFSADIYSLGIMLWEMWYGQQAFGDAMFRFKTLEDFFNHVNNGLRPAHNETCINPPNTWKKLMKKCWAADPTERPSAKECEQVITDLCKET